In a genomic window of Myxococcus fulvus:
- a CDS encoding trypsin-like peptidase domain-containing protein, with amino-acid sequence MRRRISCHLVASRLLFVLLSLAVLPLAASAEEGPVGPWLQARMREHAAWFSYQGSGEARPGGALGLWRERPAGETGLPAFVPPTSLAPLIRAVEAGVVNITTVSPRDSGLAGMKRSTGSGFVLTPDGLVVTNSHVVSGASKIAVRLSDGREFSAEVVGRDASTDVALLRLSGSEMGDLPALYLGDSDRLEVGDWVVAIGNPFGLDHSVSHGMISAKERVLGVGQFDDFIQTDALINPGNSGGPLFNMKGEVVGVNTAIISQGQGIGFAVPINLVKDLLPNLRENGKLTRGWLGVIVNDDRESAERRAPLVKDVYQGSPAAAAGIRSGDRLVAVNGRTIGSYLQLLRKVALLAPGTEAKLTLLRQGTTQEVAVRLVERPAQEAAEGLVQRVTSDEDLGLTLRDLTPEVAAPLNQVAWDGALVSAVSPRSPAEAAGLRMGDVVTEVNRKRVKDAAGVRAALSKGSSGASILLRVKRGDSQQYLAIAR; translated from the coding sequence ATGCGCCGCCGTATAAGCTGCCACCTCGTGGCTTCCCGACTGCTCTTCGTCCTGTTGTCCCTGGCCGTGCTCCCCCTGGCGGCGTCCGCCGAGGAGGGGCCGGTCGGTCCCTGGCTGCAGGCGCGCATGCGAGAGCACGCCGCCTGGTTCTCGTACCAGGGCTCGGGTGAGGCCCGCCCCGGCGGCGCGCTGGGTCTGTGGCGCGAGCGCCCCGCGGGAGAGACGGGCCTGCCCGCCTTCGTGCCGCCCACGTCGCTGGCGCCGTTGATTCGCGCGGTGGAGGCGGGCGTCGTCAACATCACCACGGTGAGCCCCCGGGACAGCGGGCTGGCCGGGATGAAGCGCTCGACGGGCTCGGGCTTCGTGCTGACGCCCGACGGGCTGGTCGTCACCAACAGCCACGTGGTGTCGGGGGCGAGCAAGATCGCCGTGCGCCTGTCGGACGGCCGCGAGTTCTCCGCCGAGGTGGTGGGCCGGGACGCGTCCACGGACGTGGCGCTCCTGCGGCTCAGCGGCTCGGAGATGGGGGACCTGCCCGCGCTCTACCTGGGGGACTCGGACCGGCTGGAGGTGGGGGACTGGGTGGTGGCGATCGGCAACCCGTTCGGGTTGGACCACTCGGTGTCGCACGGGATGATTTCGGCCAAGGAGCGCGTGCTGGGCGTGGGCCAGTTCGACGACTTCATCCAGACCGACGCGCTCATCAACCCGGGCAACTCCGGCGGGCCGCTCTTCAACATGAAGGGCGAGGTGGTGGGGGTGAACACCGCCATCATCAGCCAGGGGCAGGGCATCGGCTTCGCGGTGCCCATCAACCTGGTGAAGGATTTGCTGCCGAACCTGCGGGAGAACGGGAAGCTCACGCGCGGCTGGCTGGGCGTCATCGTCAATGATGACCGGGAGAGCGCCGAGCGCCGGGCCCCGCTGGTGAAGGACGTCTACCAGGGCAGCCCCGCGGCGGCGGCGGGCATCCGCTCCGGGGACCGGCTGGTGGCGGTGAACGGGCGCACCATCGGCTCCTACCTGCAGCTGCTGCGGAAGGTGGCGCTGCTGGCGCCCGGCACCGAGGCGAAGCTGACGCTCCTGCGCCAGGGGACGACGCAGGAGGTGGCGGTGCGGCTGGTGGAGCGCCCCGCGCAGGAGGCCGCCGAGGGGCTGGTCCAGCGGGTGACGAGCGACGAGGACCTGGGGCTGACGCTGCGGGATTTGACGCCCGAGGTGGCCGCGCCGCTGAACCAGGTGGCCTGGGACGGGGCGCTGGTGTCCGCGGTGTCGCCGAGAAGCCCCGCGGAGGCGGCGGGCCTGCGCATGGGCGACGTGGTGACGGAGGTCAACCGCAAGCGGGTGAAGGACGCGGCCGGGGTGCGCGCGGCCCTCTCCAAGGGGAGCTCCGGGGCCAGCATCCTCCTGCGCGTCAAGCGCGGGGACTCCCAGCAGTACCTGGCCATCGCCCGGTGA
- a CDS encoding nucleotide exchange factor GrpE, whose translation MSGPSHPDASQESQHAQSANGGGPPGPDDGAAGEAEARTPADDVVSEAADAEKERLRADLESSRRRVDELARAYQAVNKDREEFKQRLTRERERMMDVERGNVAVALLEAIDELDRALSMSGQDNSPLAQGVRMIRDSLLSKAQGMGIERITVTGQPFDPNVAEATDMELTASPDEDQKVVAEIRAGYRLKERVIRPARVKVAKYVAPAQA comes from the coding sequence ATGTCCGGTCCTTCGCACCCCGACGCCTCCCAGGAATCCCAGCACGCCCAGTCCGCCAACGGCGGAGGTCCGCCGGGCCCGGATGACGGTGCGGCGGGCGAGGCCGAAGCCCGGACGCCCGCCGACGACGTGGTCTCCGAGGCGGCCGACGCGGAGAAGGAGCGGCTGCGCGCCGACCTGGAGTCCTCCCGGCGTCGGGTGGACGAGCTGGCGCGCGCCTACCAGGCGGTGAACAAGGACCGCGAGGAGTTCAAGCAGCGGCTTACCCGCGAGCGCGAGCGGATGATGGACGTGGAGCGCGGCAACGTGGCCGTGGCGCTCCTGGAGGCCATCGACGAGCTGGACCGGGCCCTCTCCATGAGCGGCCAGGACAACTCGCCCCTGGCGCAGGGCGTGCGGATGATCCGCGACTCGCTCCTGAGCAAGGCCCAGGGGATGGGCATCGAGCGGATCACGGTGACGGGCCAGCCGTTCGACCCCAACGTGGCCGAGGCCACGGACATGGAGCTCACCGCCTCCCCCGACGAGGACCAGAAGGTGGTGGCGGAGATTCGCGCGGGCTACCGGCTCAAGGAGCGCGTCATCCGCCCGGCCCGGGTGAAGGTGGCCAAGTACGTGGCGCCCGCCCAGGCCTGA
- a CDS encoding RNA polymerase sigma factor region1.1 domain-containing protein: MENRIGKSYMARKALFAKGLKEGRLTVQEIEEALPAGTLTAAERWLLYYSLRAAQVEIIDEVTGQVDHGFMAESPAAQEH; the protein is encoded by the coding sequence GTGGAGAACAGGATCGGCAAGAGCTACATGGCCCGGAAGGCCCTCTTCGCGAAGGGGCTCAAGGAGGGGCGGCTCACGGTTCAGGAGATAGAGGAGGCGCTGCCGGCGGGGACGTTGACGGCGGCGGAGCGCTGGCTCCTCTACTACTCGCTGCGGGCCGCCCAGGTGGAGATCATCGACGAGGTGACGGGACAGGTCGACCATGGGTTCATGGCCGAGTCCCCCGCCGCCCAGGAGCACTAG
- the ftsH gene encoding ATP-dependent zinc metalloprotease FtsH, with translation MKPQDLPPGVSPRGKKSDKPGTPGKGFKFGSPLGYILLLVLGFLLFRNVFQDAGVRRVSYSQFRDAVESGNFSRVQISNEWVKGFLKDTAQPPPPAQGERPLRGEPSALPWMAYRVQGDESLVPLLEQKGVQFEAVPQSGLGEALWIWLLPLGLFFLFWSFMMRRVAGGMGQGPQSVMSFGKTRAKVQAEADTGVGFKDVAGVDEAVDELREIVEFLKTPEKFRRLGGRIPKGVLLVGPPGTGKTLLARAVAGEAGVPFFSLSGSEFVEMFVGVGAARVRDLFAQATAKAPCIIFIDELDAIGKSRNSGVAGGHDEREQTLNQLLAEMDGFDSRAGLIILAATNRPEILDSALMRPGRFDRQVLVDRPDKRGRERVLEIHARGVKLGPDVDLKTIASRTPGFAGADLANVVNEAALLAARRNRDAVMRADFEEAIERVVAGLEKKNRRMNEREKEIVAHHEAGHAVVGWMLPHAERVTKVSIIPRGLAALGYTMSLPLEDRYLMSLDELRDKMAGMMGGRAAEEIFIGEVSTGASNDIRQATEIAKMMVRDYGMSTLGPVALSADHGPNFLRSAGLPESRTYSEQTARMIDEEVRKLVSEALDRAREVLGTHRDKVQALAARLLAVEVVEEDTMASILGPKVLAQRGLLHPEARQVISAHPVGSNDEPPPPTQHADKPLDS, from the coding sequence ATGAAGCCACAGGATCTCCCGCCGGGTGTGAGCCCGCGGGGAAAGAAGTCCGACAAGCCAGGGACGCCGGGCAAGGGGTTCAAGTTCGGCTCACCGCTGGGCTACATCCTGCTGCTCGTCCTGGGCTTCCTTCTCTTCCGGAACGTGTTCCAGGACGCGGGCGTCCGCCGGGTGAGCTACAGCCAGTTCCGGGACGCGGTGGAGTCCGGCAACTTCAGCCGGGTTCAGATCTCCAACGAGTGGGTGAAGGGCTTCCTCAAGGACACCGCCCAGCCGCCTCCGCCGGCGCAGGGTGAGCGTCCGCTGCGAGGCGAGCCCAGCGCGTTGCCGTGGATGGCCTACCGCGTCCAGGGAGACGAGTCGCTGGTGCCGCTGCTCGAGCAGAAGGGCGTCCAGTTCGAGGCGGTGCCGCAGTCCGGCCTGGGCGAGGCCCTCTGGATATGGCTGTTGCCGCTGGGCCTGTTCTTCCTCTTCTGGAGCTTCATGATGCGCCGGGTGGCCGGCGGCATGGGCCAGGGTCCGCAGAGCGTCATGAGCTTCGGGAAGACGCGCGCCAAGGTGCAGGCCGAGGCCGACACCGGCGTGGGCTTCAAGGACGTGGCGGGCGTGGACGAGGCGGTGGACGAGCTGCGCGAAATCGTCGAGTTCCTCAAGACGCCGGAGAAGTTCCGCCGCCTGGGTGGCCGCATCCCCAAGGGTGTGCTGCTGGTGGGCCCGCCGGGCACGGGCAAGACGCTGCTGGCGCGCGCGGTGGCGGGCGAGGCGGGCGTGCCGTTCTTCAGCCTGTCCGGCTCGGAGTTCGTGGAGATGTTCGTCGGCGTGGGCGCGGCCCGCGTTCGCGACTTGTTCGCCCAGGCCACGGCCAAGGCGCCCTGCATCATCTTCATCGACGAGCTGGACGCCATCGGCAAGAGCCGCAACTCGGGCGTGGCCGGCGGCCATGACGAGCGCGAGCAGACGCTCAACCAGCTCCTGGCGGAGATGGACGGCTTCGACAGCCGCGCGGGCCTCATCATCCTGGCGGCGACCAACCGCCCGGAGATTCTGGACAGCGCGCTGATGCGGCCGGGCCGCTTCGACCGGCAGGTGCTGGTGGACCGTCCGGACAAGCGCGGTCGCGAGCGGGTGCTGGAGATCCACGCCCGCGGCGTGAAGCTGGGCCCGGACGTGGACCTGAAGACCATCGCCTCGCGCACGCCGGGCTTCGCGGGCGCGGACCTGGCCAACGTGGTGAACGAGGCGGCGCTGCTGGCGGCCCGACGCAACCGCGACGCGGTGATGCGGGCGGACTTCGAGGAGGCCATCGAGCGCGTCGTCGCGGGCCTGGAGAAGAAGAACCGCCGGATGAACGAGCGCGAGAAGGAGATCGTCGCGCACCACGAGGCGGGCCACGCGGTGGTGGGGTGGATGCTGCCGCACGCCGAGCGGGTGACGAAGGTCTCCATCATCCCGCGCGGGCTCGCGGCGCTGGGCTACACCATGTCGCTGCCCCTGGAGGACCGCTACCTCATGTCGCTGGACGAGCTGCGCGACAAGATGGCGGGGATGATGGGCGGCCGCGCCGCGGAGGAGATCTTCATCGGCGAGGTGTCCACCGGCGCGTCCAACGACATCCGGCAGGCCACTGAAATCGCGAAGATGATGGTGCGCGACTACGGCATGAGCACGCTGGGCCCCGTGGCGCTCAGCGCGGACCATGGCCCCAACTTCCTGCGCTCCGCGGGCCTGCCCGAGTCGCGGACATACTCCGAGCAGACGGCGCGGATGATCGACGAGGAGGTCCGCAAGCTCGTCAGCGAGGCGCTGGACCGGGCCCGCGAGGTGCTCGGCACGCACCGGGACAAGGTGCAGGCGCTGGCGGCGCGGCTGCTCGCGGTGGAGGTGGTGGAGGAGGACACGATGGCGTCCATCCTCGGCCCCAAGGTCCTGGCGCAGCGGGGGCTGTTGCACCCCGAGGCCCGCCAGGTCATCTCCGCCCACCCGGTGGGCAGCAACGACGAGCCGCCTCCACCGACGCAGCACGCCGACAAGCCCCTGGACTCGTAG
- a CDS encoding (deoxy)nucleoside triphosphate pyrophosphohydrolase codes for MARRHVRVVGAMLENEQGRYLITQRPPTASLPLLWEFPGGRVEEGESDPEALIREIHEEMGVAVEVLDQAMHTRHEYPTYDIDFRVFRCRLAESEHHIRHLRVHDHRWVTLEEMSQYRFPDADAKTLAKLLDLDS; via the coding sequence ATGGCCCGTCGCCACGTCCGCGTCGTCGGTGCGATGCTCGAGAACGAGCAGGGACGCTACCTCATCACCCAGCGCCCCCCTACCGCGTCGCTCCCTCTGCTGTGGGAGTTCCCCGGCGGACGGGTGGAAGAGGGGGAGAGCGACCCCGAGGCGCTCATCCGGGAGATCCACGAGGAGATGGGGGTGGCCGTGGAGGTGCTCGACCAGGCCATGCACACCCGCCACGAGTATCCCACCTACGACATCGACTTCCGCGTGTTCCGCTGCCGTCTGGCCGAGTCCGAGCACCACATCCGCCACCTGCGCGTGCATGACCACCGCTGGGTGACGCTGGAGGAGATGTCGCAGTACCGCTTCCCCGACGCGGACGCCAAGACGCTGGCGAAGCTGCTGGACCTGGACTCCTGA